In one window of Streptomyces griseus subsp. griseus DNA:
- a CDS encoding cysteine hydrolase, with product MASRESQERLAALSAPDTTVLLTVECQQGVVGPESALPELAAAARSSGVLDNIARLVAAAHEGGVQVIHAVAESRPDGRGANRNARLFRAAARLPVQQHAGTTAVRVAAPIQVADEDLVVRRLHGLSPLAGTDVDALLRNLGCRTLVVTGVSANVAIPNAVFDAVNLGYTAVVPSDAIAGVPAEYTPAMIRNTLALVATITTTDDILGRWKAPRRRPGATPG from the coding sequence GTGGCGTCCAGGGAATCCCAGGAACGGCTCGCCGCGCTGTCGGCCCCCGACACCACCGTACTGCTGACCGTCGAATGCCAGCAGGGTGTCGTGGGGCCGGAGAGCGCCCTGCCCGAACTCGCCGCGGCCGCCCGCTCCTCGGGCGTCCTCGACAACATCGCCCGGCTGGTCGCCGCCGCCCACGAGGGCGGGGTCCAGGTCATCCACGCCGTCGCCGAGAGCCGCCCCGACGGGCGCGGCGCCAACCGCAACGCCCGGCTCTTCCGCGCCGCCGCCCGGCTCCCCGTCCAGCAGCACGCCGGCACCACCGCCGTACGGGTCGCGGCACCGATCCAGGTCGCGGACGAGGACCTCGTCGTACGGCGGCTGCACGGGCTCTCGCCGCTGGCCGGGACCGATGTGGACGCCCTGCTGCGTAACCTCGGCTGCCGCACGCTCGTCGTCACCGGGGTCTCGGCCAACGTCGCGATCCCCAACGCCGTCTTCGACGCCGTCAACCTCGGCTACACCGCCGTCGTCCCGTCCGACGCGATCGCGGGGGTGCCCGCCGAGTACACCCCCGCCATGATCCGCAACACCCTCGCCCTGGTCGCCACCATCACCACCACGGACGACATCCTGGGCCGCTGGAAGGCGCCCCGCAGGCGGCCCGGAGCTACGCCAGGGTGA
- a CDS encoding pyridoxamine 5'-phosphate oxidase family protein, translated as MTDTQRRGRRIMMTPEERDAYLGEQRTCRVATLAADGPPHIGALWFVWDGSSLWLYSITRSLRWSQLRKDPRIAVVVDDGVEYDELRGVELSGTAEFVGEAPRTGEPCPGLDVPERLFPAKYFGMEEMPHDGRHAWLRLTPDTITSWDFRKLADLSRQPPAEAPDLSR; from the coding sequence ATGACCGACACCCAGCGCCGCGGTCGCCGGATCATGATGACCCCCGAGGAGCGGGACGCCTACCTCGGCGAGCAGCGCACCTGCCGGGTCGCCACCCTCGCCGCCGACGGCCCGCCGCACATCGGCGCGCTCTGGTTCGTCTGGGACGGCTCCTCGCTCTGGCTGTACTCCATCACCCGCAGCCTGCGCTGGTCCCAACTGCGCAAGGACCCCAGGATCGCGGTCGTGGTCGACGACGGGGTGGAGTACGACGAGCTGCGCGGCGTGGAGCTGTCCGGCACGGCGGAGTTCGTCGGCGAGGCCCCGCGCACGGGCGAGCCGTGCCCCGGACTCGACGTACCGGAACGGCTGTTCCCCGCGAAATACTTCGGGATGGAGGAGATGCCCCACGACGGGCGGCACGCCTGGCTGCGGCTCACCCCGGACACCATCACCTCGTGGGACTTCCGCAAGCTGGCGGACCTGTCCCGTCAGCCCCCGGCGGAGGCTCCGGACCTGTCCCGGTAG
- a CDS encoding LysR family transcriptional regulator codes for MLNLERLRTLDALARHGSVSGAAGGLHVTTSAVSQQMAKLEREVGQRLLARNGRGVRLTDAGLLLADHAARILSQVELAQADIEAQRGEVVGEVTLSAFPTAARGLLPATLTALRTDHPELKVRTTELEPEQGLQAVLRGDVDVAVALDWSNKRLPVPGGLTKAELLDDAPDIAMPAGHPLADRAEVELEDFAQDEWVSWPEGEFCYEWLMFTLRSRGIEPRISHLAGEHHTQLALIAAGFGVCVAPRLGRGPVPEGVSLVPVRKTMRRHIHAVWRTDADRRPSVRAAVDALRAAGRRVAVGASAAG; via the coding sequence ATGCTGAATCTGGAGCGGCTACGCACCCTGGACGCCCTCGCGCGGCACGGCTCGGTGAGCGGAGCCGCCGGGGGGCTGCATGTCACCACCTCGGCGGTCTCGCAGCAGATGGCCAAGCTGGAGCGTGAGGTCGGGCAGCGACTGCTCGCCAGGAACGGGCGCGGTGTCCGGCTCACCGACGCGGGCCTGCTGCTCGCGGACCACGCCGCGCGGATCCTGTCGCAGGTGGAGCTGGCCCAGGCCGACATCGAGGCGCAGCGCGGCGAGGTGGTCGGCGAGGTGACGCTCTCCGCGTTCCCCACGGCCGCACGCGGACTGCTGCCCGCCACCCTCACCGCCCTGCGCACGGACCACCCTGAACTGAAGGTGCGCACGACGGAGTTGGAGCCGGAGCAGGGGCTCCAGGCGGTGCTCCGGGGCGATGTCGACGTGGCCGTGGCGCTCGACTGGAGCAACAAACGACTGCCCGTTCCCGGCGGCCTGACCAAGGCAGAACTCCTCGACGACGCACCGGACATCGCCATGCCGGCCGGACATCCGCTGGCCGACCGGGCCGAAGTGGAGCTGGAGGACTTCGCGCAGGACGAGTGGGTCTCCTGGCCCGAAGGTGAATTCTGTTACGAGTGGCTCATGTTCACCCTGCGCTCCCGGGGCATCGAACCACGCATCTCCCACCTGGCCGGGGAGCACCACACGCAACTCGCCCTGATCGCCGCCGGTTTCGGCGTCTGCGTCGCGCCGAGGCTGGGGCGTGGTCCCGTTCCCGAAGGGGTCTCCCTGGTGCCCGTGCGGAAGACCATGCGCCGCCACATCCACGCGGTCTGGCGCACGGACGCCGACCGCCGCCCCTCCGTACGGGCCGCGGTCGACGCGCTGCGGGCGGCGGGGAGACGGGTGGCGGTCGGAGCCTCTGCTGCTGGGTGA
- a CDS encoding DMT family transporter, which translates to MSAPCQQPAVPPAASVPPLPPAPAARHPAVDWRIRFAALSLIWGFSFLLIKVGTQGFAPFQVTLGRLLAGTAVLAVAMAVRRERLPRSARTWGHITVAAFFLNALPFSLFSYAELTIPSTLAGICNATSPLWGMALSVVALSEDRPTRRRVAGLGVGFLGVLTVLGAWQGFSGLDLPGTGMALLASFSYAVGWIYVRRTLAGTGSSTLTLTGSQLFIGTLQLAVVTPVFTSAPDAFPLLPTLSVLALGALGTGLAVLLQYGLVQEVGPTTGQMVTYFIPVIATAAGVALLGERLSWNTPVGAAIVLAGAALTQSRPPSSARPRTRPRTEDGRTKRLSRM; encoded by the coding sequence ATGAGCGCCCCCTGCCAGCAGCCCGCCGTCCCTCCGGCCGCCTCCGTTCCTCCTCTCCCACCCGCCCCCGCCGCCCGGCACCCGGCCGTGGACTGGCGGATCCGGTTCGCCGCGCTCTCCCTCATCTGGGGGTTCAGCTTCCTGCTCATCAAGGTGGGCACCCAGGGGTTCGCACCGTTCCAGGTCACACTCGGACGGCTGCTGGCCGGGACCGCCGTCCTGGCCGTCGCGATGGCGGTGCGCCGCGAGCGGCTGCCGCGCTCGGCCCGGACCTGGGGGCACATCACCGTGGCGGCGTTCTTCCTCAACGCGCTGCCGTTCTCCCTCTTCTCCTACGCCGAGCTGACGATCCCGTCCACCCTCGCCGGGATCTGCAACGCGACCTCACCGCTGTGGGGCATGGCGCTCTCGGTGGTCGCGCTCTCCGAGGACCGCCCGACCCGCCGCCGCGTCGCGGGGCTGGGTGTCGGGTTCCTCGGGGTGCTGACGGTCCTGGGCGCCTGGCAGGGCTTCTCCGGCCTGGACCTGCCGGGTACGGGGATGGCGCTGCTGGCCTCGTTCAGTTACGCGGTCGGCTGGATCTACGTCCGCCGTACGCTGGCCGGGACCGGCTCCTCGACGCTGACGCTCACCGGCAGCCAGCTCTTCATCGGGACGCTGCAACTGGCCGTGGTGACGCCGGTGTTCACGTCAGCCCCGGACGCGTTTCCGCTGCTGCCCACGCTGTCGGTCCTGGCGCTCGGCGCGCTCGGTACGGGGCTGGCGGTGCTGCTCCAGTACGGGCTGGTCCAGGAGGTCGGCCCGACGACCGGGCAGATGGTCACGTACTTCATCCCGGTGATCGCCACGGCGGCCGGCGTCGCCCTGCTCGGCGAGCGGCTGAGCTGGAACACCCCGGTGGGCGCGGCGATCGTGCTGGCCGGAGCGGCCCTCACCCAGAGCCGCCCGCCGTCCTCCGCGCGGCCCCGTACACGGCCCCGTACGGAGGACGGCCGCACGAAGCGCCTCAGCCGTATGTGA
- a CDS encoding aminotransferase class I/II-fold pyridoxal phosphate-dependent enzyme has translation MLGEYRIGGRRASEIAASVERGVGSGDLPPGHVLPPMRELAARLEVNPNTVAAAYRTLRERGVIETAGRRGSRVRPRPASTARGSLRIEAPPGVRDLGEGNPDPALLPALGPALAVAAAVDAQHPGLYGEAPVVPEFAAYARTAMDADGVPGGPVAVASGSLDAIERVLAAHLRPGDAVAVEDPGWGSVLDLVPALGLHAVPVGVDDDGPLVADVERVLRAGARALVVTDRAQNPTGASVSADRARELKAVLTRHPDVLLIEDDHGHAIVDLPLHPLAGTTDHWAFVRSAAKAYGPDLRVAVLTGDAVTVDRVAGRQRLGPGWVSRLLQRAVLHLWTSDAVDTAAVARSYGERRDALVHALAERGVTAYGRSGMNVWVPVSDETGAIARLLHAGWAVAPGARFRVRTPQAVRLTVSRLAAADIGPLADAVAAAAGPARPVTYG, from the coding sequence GACGGCGCGCATCGGAAATCGCCGCCAGTGTGGAGCGCGGGGTCGGTTCCGGAGACCTTCCGCCCGGCCATGTGCTGCCCCCGATGCGGGAGTTGGCGGCGCGTCTGGAGGTCAACCCGAACACGGTGGCCGCCGCCTACCGGACACTGCGCGAGCGCGGGGTCATCGAGACGGCGGGCCGCCGGGGGAGCCGGGTGCGGCCGCGGCCGGCCAGCACCGCGCGCGGCTCCCTGCGCATCGAGGCGCCGCCGGGCGTACGCGACCTCGGCGAGGGCAACCCCGATCCGGCGCTGCTGCCGGCGCTCGGCCCGGCGCTCGCCGTGGCCGCCGCGGTCGACGCCCAGCACCCCGGGCTGTACGGGGAGGCGCCCGTGGTCCCGGAGTTCGCCGCCTACGCGCGTACCGCGATGGACGCCGACGGGGTGCCCGGAGGGCCCGTCGCGGTGGCCTCGGGCTCCCTCGACGCCATCGAGAGGGTGCTCGCGGCGCATCTGAGGCCCGGCGACGCGGTGGCGGTGGAGGACCCGGGGTGGGGGAGCGTGCTCGACCTCGTACCGGCGCTCGGGCTGCACGCCGTACCGGTCGGGGTGGACGACGACGGGCCCCTCGTCGCGGATGTGGAGCGGGTGCTGCGGGCCGGGGCGCGGGCGCTCGTCGTCACCGACCGCGCGCAGAACCCGACCGGCGCCTCGGTCAGCGCCGACCGCGCCCGGGAGCTGAAAGCCGTGCTCACCCGCCACCCCGACGTACTGCTGATCGAGGACGACCACGGCCACGCCATCGTGGACCTGCCGCTCCACCCGCTGGCCGGGACCACGGACCACTGGGCGTTCGTCCGCTCGGCGGCCAAGGCGTACGGGCCCGACCTCCGGGTCGCCGTGCTCACCGGCGACGCGGTCACGGTCGACCGGGTGGCGGGCCGGCAGCGGCTGGGGCCCGGCTGGGTCAGCCGGCTGCTCCAGCGCGCGGTCCTCCACCTGTGGACCTCGGACGCCGTCGACACCGCCGCCGTGGCCCGGTCCTACGGGGAGCGGCGCGACGCCCTCGTGCACGCTCTGGCGGAGCGCGGGGTGACGGCGTACGGGCGCAGTGGGATGAACGTGTGGGTGCCCGTCAGTGACGAGACCGGGGCCATCGCCCGGCTGCTCCACGCGGGGTGGGCCGTGGCCCCCGGAGCGCGCTTCCGGGTACGCACGCCCCAGGCGGTGCGGCTCACCGTGTCCCGGCTGGCGGCGGCGGACATCGGCCCGCTGGCGGACGCGGTGGCGGCGGCGGCCGGACCCGCGCGGCCGGTGACGTACGGCTGA